The following proteins are co-located in the Acinetobacter shaoyimingii genome:
- a CDS encoding ATP-binding protein produces the protein MKLDPIDPQTFNEFEAYSEKKRTPWERFLDKVKPRSAAMRTTVLVIFIVFFSLFMSLWFFWKTLYLPEIQQHARYLAVELEIINNPQLRIFHDETELDTDQWLKQRVGIEYVTDPAQYPNPREKVIAEFFTNRIESALAKELNVDNVTVYFQFKPSPRIWIQTPEMKGHWVQEPLKTYANYSPELILGWLLGVPLIAAIIILTLVRQLNRPLSRLQNAANSYSKTGKAPYLETNHGPQEIRQVNQAFNHMIYTLEQTERDRQIMLAGISHDLRTPLTRIRLSAEMMPDEDFLKEGLIYDVEDMDAILDQFISYMRDGSDEELKDTNINILLQELVIQFKPLDIRFVPQDVPILPARSLSLKRLIGNLINNAKRYGAEPIEISAYVEGNFIKISVIDHGEGIPEDQIDELMQPFVRGNSARTVQGSGLGLAIVKRIVDIHQGQLVIRNQESGGLEAIILLPLPNHLETESVSNNPIQKIKQSFSERF, from the coding sequence GTGAAACTCGATCCCATAGATCCACAAACATTCAATGAGTTTGAAGCGTATTCTGAAAAGAAACGTACGCCTTGGGAACGTTTTTTAGACAAAGTCAAACCACGTTCGGCTGCAATGCGCACCACTGTGTTGGTGATTTTCATTGTCTTCTTTAGCTTATTTATGTCTCTTTGGTTTTTTTGGAAAACCTTGTATTTGCCTGAAATTCAACAGCACGCTCGTTATTTGGCGGTTGAATTAGAAATTATCAATAATCCGCAATTACGCATTTTTCATGATGAAACTGAACTCGATACTGACCAATGGCTCAAACAACGCGTCGGTATCGAATATGTGACTGATCCTGCTCAATATCCAAACCCACGTGAAAAAGTCATTGCAGAGTTTTTTACCAATCGTATTGAGTCTGCGCTCGCCAAAGAGCTCAATGTCGATAACGTAACGGTGTATTTCCAGTTCAAACCCAGCCCACGTATTTGGATTCAAACCCCAGAAATGAAGGGTCATTGGGTTCAAGAGCCTTTAAAAACCTATGCCAATTATAGCCCTGAACTGATTTTAGGATGGTTACTTGGCGTTCCTTTGATTGCTGCAATCATTATCTTGACGCTCGTTCGACAGCTGAACCGTCCCTTAAGCCGATTACAAAATGCAGCCAATAGCTATAGTAAAACTGGCAAAGCCCCGTATTTAGAGACCAATCATGGTCCACAAGAAATTCGGCAAGTGAACCAAGCGTTTAATCATATGATTTACACACTTGAACAAACTGAACGTGATCGTCAAATCATGTTGGCGGGGATTTCACACGATTTACGCACGCCACTCACCCGTATTCGACTTAGTGCAGAGATGATGCCCGATGAAGACTTTCTTAAAGAAGGTCTGATTTATGATGTCGAAGATATGGATGCAATTTTAGATCAGTTCATTTCTTATATGCGTGATGGTTCTGATGAAGAACTTAAAGACACCAATATCAATATCTTGCTACAAGAACTGGTCATTCAGTTTAAACCTTTAGATATTCGTTTTGTTCCTCAAGATGTTCCAATTCTTCCAGCACGCTCATTGTCCTTAAAACGCTTGATTGGCAATTTAATTAATAATGCTAAGCGCTATGGTGCTGAACCTATTGAAATTTCAGCCTATGTTGAAGGCAATTTCATCAAAATCAGTGTAATTGATCATGGTGAAGGTATTCCTGAAGATCAAATTGATGAACTGATGCAACCCTTTGTTCGAGGTAATTCAGCACGAACGGTTCAAGGCAGTGGTTTAGGACTTGCTATTGTGAAGAGGATTGTCGATATTCACCAAGGTCAACTGGTCATTCGCAATCAAGAATCAGGTGGATTAGAAGCCATTATTCTTCTACCTCTACCGAATCACTTAGAAACAGAATCGGTCTCCAACAATCCGATTCAAAAAATTAAACAGAGTTTTAGTGAGAGATTCTAA
- the ompR gene encoding osmolarity response regulator transcription factor OmpR, translating into MSLVVPAENTDVVHNETDRVERILVVDDDVRLRTLLQRFLEDKGFVVKTAHDATQMDRLLQRELFSLIVLDFMLPVEDGLSICRRLRQSNIDTPIIMLTARGSDSDRIAGLEAGADDYLPKPFNPNELLARIRAVLRRQVREVPGAPSQNVEVVSFGPWSLDLSTRTLTREGQVVTLTTGEFAVLKALVQHPREPLTRDKLMNLARGREWGAMERSIDVQVSRLRRLIEENPARARYIQTVWGVGYVFVPDGAE; encoded by the coding sequence ATGAGTTTGGTTGTACCTGCTGAAAATACAGACGTCGTACACAATGAAACTGATCGTGTCGAACGAATTTTAGTTGTCGATGATGATGTACGTTTACGTACCCTTTTACAGCGTTTCTTAGAAGACAAAGGATTCGTTGTTAAAACCGCTCATGATGCAACGCAAATGGATCGGTTACTACAACGTGAACTCTTTTCACTCATCGTGCTCGATTTCATGCTTCCTGTAGAAGATGGCTTAAGTATTTGCCGTCGCCTACGCCAATCTAACATCGATACCCCAATCATTATGCTCACTGCTCGTGGTAGTGACTCTGACCGTATTGCAGGGCTAGAGGCTGGTGCTGATGACTACTTACCAAAACCGTTCAATCCAAATGAATTGTTAGCGCGTATTCGTGCTGTGTTACGTCGCCAAGTTCGTGAAGTGCCTGGTGCACCAAGTCAAAATGTAGAAGTCGTTTCATTTGGTCCTTGGTCACTGGATTTATCAACACGTACATTGACCCGTGAAGGTCAAGTGGTCACATTGACCACAGGTGAGTTTGCGGTACTCAAAGCATTAGTTCAACATCCTCGTGAACCTTTAACACGCGATAAATTGATGAACTTAGCGCGTGGTCGTGAATGGGGTGCAATGGAGCGCTCGATTGATGTTCAAGTGTCACGTTTACGCCGCTTGATTGAAGAAAACCCTGCCCGCGCACGTTATATTCAAACGGTATGGGGCGTCGGTTATGTCTTTGTTCCAGATGGCGCTGAATAA
- a CDS encoding Tex family protein — MTDLVQQLAKEIAVRPNQVEAAIKLIDEGSSVPFIARYRKEVTQGLDDTQLRQLDTRLTYLRDLFDRREKVIESLKEQNKLNDDLLARVNAAETKNALEEIYAPYRPKRTSKSFKAKEAGLGPIADKILNEQVEPAEALAGFSHEDYPDVDSQLDAIQHIIIDDWAQNIALTTELKSIFAKTAVLKSLVASEEKKEVGKKFRDYFDFSENLNKVPSHRLLAMLRGRQENVLGLKVDGQDDQPLVRVETEYNLETVQPQARQDFLKQTAKLFWLGKVRPSIEHSLLTEKRLAAEAEAMDVFAENLRHLLLSAPAGARTTLGVDPGIRTGVKLAVVNASGDVLAHSTIYPFAPKEDKEGSIAELARLCREFNVDLIAIGNGTASRETEAVVAEMMAANADLKLTRVSVSEAGASVYSASELASQELPDLDVSIRGAVSIARRLQDPLAELVKIDPKSIGVGQYQHDVNQTGLAKTLEAVVEDCVNSVGVDVNTASSAILGYIAGLNKSIAQQIVEYRKENGSFENRQALKNVPRLGERTFEQAAGFLRIQNGSEPLDASAVHPESYALVSKIVEAKATTVKDIICNTEIIRQVNAEEFVDDKFGLPTIKDVLAELEKPGRDPRPEFRTAKFREDITEVKQLTEGLTLEGVITNVTNFGAFVDIGVHQDGLIHISELANEFISDPHKIVKPGQIVQVRVLQVDVERNRVNLSMRPEGSEAPAKAPRQPRREAANGEQRAERKPQAKRPQHARPQSDRPQGDRPQRQKPQNAKPQEAKIGGLGALLLQAGIKGSK, encoded by the coding sequence ATGACTGACTTAGTTCAGCAGTTGGCAAAAGAAATTGCCGTACGTCCAAACCAAGTAGAAGCTGCCATTAAGCTGATTGATGAAGGTTCTAGTGTTCCATTTATCGCACGTTACCGTAAAGAAGTAACTCAAGGCTTAGACGATACTCAATTGCGTCAACTCGATACGCGCCTAACGTATTTACGTGATTTATTTGATCGCCGCGAAAAGGTGATTGAATCACTCAAAGAACAAAATAAACTCAATGATGATTTACTTGCTCGTGTTAATGCAGCAGAAACTAAAAATGCATTAGAAGAAATATACGCACCGTACCGTCCTAAACGTACAAGCAAATCATTTAAAGCAAAAGAAGCAGGACTTGGTCCAATTGCTGACAAAATTTTGAATGAACAGGTTGAGCCTGCAGAAGCTTTGGCTGGGTTTAGTCATGAAGACTATCCAGATGTCGATAGCCAATTGGATGCAATTCAGCACATCATTATTGATGATTGGGCGCAAAATATTGCACTCACCACTGAGCTTAAATCGATTTTTGCGAAAACAGCAGTATTAAAAAGCTTGGTTGCGAGTGAAGAGAAAAAAGAAGTCGGTAAAAAATTCCGTGATTACTTCGATTTTTCTGAAAATCTCAATAAAGTTCCATCACATCGTTTATTGGCCATGCTTCGTGGTCGTCAAGAAAACGTACTTGGCTTAAAAGTAGATGGTCAAGATGATCAACCACTTGTGCGCGTTGAAACAGAATACAATTTAGAAACGGTTCAACCTCAAGCACGCCAAGATTTCTTAAAGCAAACTGCGAAATTGTTCTGGTTAGGCAAAGTTCGTCCAAGTATCGAACATTCTTTGTTGACAGAAAAACGCCTTGCTGCAGAAGCTGAGGCAATGGATGTATTTGCTGAAAATCTACGTCATTTATTGTTGTCAGCACCTGCGGGCGCGCGTACAACCTTAGGTGTTGACCCTGGTATTCGTACAGGGGTGAAATTGGCTGTTGTGAATGCATCTGGTGATGTATTGGCACATAGCACGATTTATCCATTTGCACCAAAAGAAGATAAAGAAGGTTCTATTGCAGAACTAGCACGTCTTTGCCGTGAGTTTAATGTTGACCTGATTGCCATTGGTAACGGTACTGCAAGCCGTGAAACAGAAGCAGTTGTTGCTGAGATGATGGCAGCAAATGCGGATCTCAAACTGACACGTGTTTCTGTATCAGAAGCGGGTGCATCGGTTTATTCTGCTTCAGAATTGGCTTCACAAGAATTACCAGATTTAGATGTTTCGATTCGTGGTGCAGTGTCTATTGCACGTCGTTTACAAGATCCGCTTGCTGAGCTGGTTAAAATTGACCCTAAATCGATTGGTGTTGGTCAGTATCAACATGATGTCAACCAAACAGGTTTAGCAAAAACACTTGAAGCGGTTGTTGAAGACTGTGTGAACTCTGTAGGTGTTGATGTGAATACTGCATCTTCAGCGATTTTGGGTTATATCGCAGGTTTAAATAAATCGATTGCACAGCAAATCGTAGAATACCGTAAAGAAAATGGTTCTTTTGAAAATCGCCAAGCATTGAAAAATGTACCTCGTTTAGGCGAGCGTACCTTTGAACAAGCAGCAGGTTTCTTACGTATTCAAAATGGTTCTGAGCCACTTGATGCATCAGCAGTTCATCCTGAATCGTATGCATTGGTGAGCAAAATTGTTGAAGCAAAAGCGACTACAGTAAAAGACATCATTTGCAATACTGAAATCATCCGTCAGGTAAATGCTGAAGAGTTTGTTGATGACAAGTTTGGATTGCCAACCATTAAAGATGTTTTAGCTGAACTTGAGAAACCAGGTCGTGATCCACGTCCAGAATTCCGTACAGCAAAATTCCGTGAAGACATTACTGAAGTGAAACAACTGACTGAAGGTTTAACTTTGGAAGGTGTGATCACCAATGTGACGAATTTCGGTGCATTTGTGGATATTGGTGTTCATCAAGATGGTTTAATCCATATTTCTGAATTGGCCAATGAATTTATTTCAGATCCGCACAAGATTGTGAAACCTGGTCAGATTGTTCAAGTGCGTGTTTTACAAGTGGATGTTGAACGTAATCGTGTGAATTTGTCGATGCGTCCAGAAGGTTCTGAAGCCCCAGCTAAAGCACCTCGCCAACCACGTCGTGAAGCAGCCAATGGTGAGCAACGTGCTGAGCGTAAGCCTCAAGCGAAGCGTCCTCAACATGCACGTCCGCAATCAGATCGTCCACAAGGTGATCGTCCGCAGCGTCAAAAACCACAAAATGCTAAGCCTCAAGAAGCGAAAATTGGTGGTTTAGGTGCATTGTTATTACAAGCAGGGATTAAAGGTTCGAAGTAA
- a CDS encoding RES domain-containing protein: MSNSQCCVECFHDDTIKKIITGYQYIGRCHYCNANRVATIKLEALIAELSSTLEGLSDMLDEDDDGEMFIDILDNDFRVFAKETNISRIKSDLLSDFRELFEKKYKSVNTSEMHEQWIEFKNEILHKNRFFPQTPIYQQAFLRNGELYTTFQQLIEQLNLPLHPLEEFYRGRISSTVLPHSQMGKPPSPSLATLGRANPYGISYLYLAQTESICIKEIRPNNGDTISIAKFCVNKALNVIDLRTPRENISFLSLSSTDYTDILKLVSLLETFANELALPVLPNNSQKEYIPTQFITEFFKTHGNKDGIIFNSSYGEGFNIVLFDDAHCYCDTSTPVSFIKIRDISFQHEPN; encoded by the coding sequence ATGAGTAATTCCCAATGCTGTGTTGAGTGTTTTCATGATGACACTATAAAAAAAATAATTACTGGGTATCAATACATTGGTCGTTGTCATTATTGCAATGCAAATAGAGTTGCTACTATAAAACTCGAAGCTCTAATCGCTGAGTTATCTTCAACTTTAGAAGGACTTTCCGATATGTTAGATGAAGATGATGATGGGGAAATGTTCATTGATATCCTAGATAATGACTTTAGAGTTTTTGCAAAAGAAACAAATATAAGTCGCATTAAGTCTGATTTACTTTCTGACTTTAGAGAACTCTTTGAAAAAAAATATAAATCAGTAAACACAAGTGAAATGCATGAACAATGGATTGAGTTCAAAAATGAAATTCTACATAAGAATAGATTTTTTCCTCAAACCCCTATCTATCAACAAGCATTTTTAAGAAATGGCGAACTATACACAACATTTCAACAACTTATTGAACAGCTTAATCTCCCTCTCCATCCATTAGAAGAATTTTACCGAGGTAGAATAAGCTCTACAGTGCTACCTCATAGCCAAATGGGTAAGCCCCCTTCACCCTCTCTAGCAACATTGGGTAGAGCTAATCCATACGGTATTTCTTATCTTTACTTAGCACAAACCGAAAGTATATGTATTAAAGAAATCAGACCAAATAACGGGGATACTATTTCCATCGCAAAATTCTGTGTTAACAAAGCTTTGAATGTAATTGATTTAAGAACACCTAGAGAAAATATATCTTTCTTATCTCTATCATCTACAGACTATACCGATATTCTAAAACTTGTTAGCCTACTTGAAACCTTTGCAAATGAACTCGCGTTACCAGTACTCCCGAATAACTCTCAAAAAGAATATATTCCTACTCAATTTATAACTGAGTTTTTTAAGACACATGGTAATAAAGATGGAATTATTTTTAATAGCTCGTATGGTGAGGGTTTTAATATTGTCCTATTTGATGATGCACATTGTTATTGTGACACCTCAACACCTGTATCTTTCATAAAAATCCGAGATATTTCTTTTCAGCATGAACCTAACTAA
- a CDS encoding sce7725 family protein, with protein sequence MYYPILRGKLNELLALRELSELNLKYFTPVIEPVKKDIKQLIKTIEHLNKNSIEPYIIINPSIGEYSHCSEELFIALNKFESISYQVLYSINQETKNYEDFLGIGSFGLFIQKGIDNKIIDFSTKSMINFIQNDVNPNVKKLINNKVIYEDFFRKQKKNADYPKESQFSSIHSYFTQENNVIGFSDYTITGDDFNENGGPAYVVTIHCSYIDKNRFDELFIRHYSSTDDGTPTNPGAKFIEALSLLIDEVNEGKIPFTNTNALNNFKYLHKIEHFPGLGQIKKISIKHHIETINNFLSVPFEVNR encoded by the coding sequence ATGTATTACCCAATATTGAGAGGGAAGTTAAATGAACTTCTAGCATTAAGAGAACTTTCAGAATTAAATTTAAAGTATTTCACACCTGTCATAGAACCTGTAAAAAAAGATATAAAACAACTAATTAAAACAATTGAGCATCTTAACAAAAACAGTATAGAGCCCTATATTATTATCAATCCATCAATAGGTGAATACTCACATTGCTCAGAAGAATTATTTATAGCATTGAATAAATTTGAATCTATTAGTTATCAAGTTTTATATTCCATTAATCAAGAAACCAAAAACTATGAGGATTTCTTAGGTATTGGTAGCTTTGGTCTTTTCATACAAAAAGGGATTGATAATAAAATTATTGATTTTTCAACTAAGTCTATGATTAATTTCATCCAAAATGATGTTAATCCCAATGTAAAAAAATTAATTAATAATAAAGTTATATATGAAGACTTTTTTAGAAAGCAGAAAAAAAATGCTGATTACCCTAAAGAATCTCAATTTTCATCCATTCATAGTTATTTCACTCAAGAAAACAATGTAATAGGTTTTAGTGACTACACCATTACAGGAGATGATTTTAATGAAAATGGTGGTCCAGCTTATGTTGTTACAATACATTGCTCTTATATAGATAAGAATAGATTTGATGAACTATTTATTAGACATTATTCATCAACTGATGATGGTACGCCAACTAATCCAGGCGCTAAATTTATTGAAGCTTTAAGTTTACTAATAGATGAAGTTAACGAAGGAAAAATTCCTTTTACAAATACTAATGCTTTAAATAACTTTAAATATTTACATAAAATTGAGCATTTTCCAGGCTTAGGACAAATTAAAAAAATTTCAATAAAACATCATATTGAAACTATAAATAATTTCTTATCAGTACCTTTCGAGGTCAACAGATGA
- a CDS encoding sce7726 family protein: MIKNTMISEREVAKLFTSNCLNAIACNDLLTLEKIKLFEIANYFEVKSFDELYNNAYHILSKNYRNEYIYKNIIARKIFLGRHSFSTSNLLSEFRVGSNIADLVLLNGHSTCYEIKTEYDSLLRLDNQLSSFLKVFDKVNVVCSFSMLENILHLAPPQVGVIVLTDQNTLRTIRQPVITEELDISLIMKSLRKEEYKSIAEKFYGLKIEVPNTRLYDLCEKIIKQQDPKLVKKALLSTLKSARKNHSFAINSLPYSLTNALISFKFRQNDLQNLIKIFSSRERNVLPNIEREVK; the protein is encoded by the coding sequence ATGATTAAAAACACTATGATTTCTGAGAGAGAAGTTGCAAAGCTTTTTACAAGCAATTGTTTAAATGCTATTGCTTGCAATGATCTTTTAACCTTAGAAAAGATCAAACTTTTCGAAATTGCTAATTATTTTGAAGTTAAATCATTTGATGAACTTTACAATAATGCTTACCACATACTAAGTAAAAATTATCGTAACGAATATATTTATAAAAATATTATTGCTAGAAAAATTTTTCTTGGTAGACACTCTTTTAGTACTTCAAATCTTCTTTCCGAATTCCGTGTCGGCTCTAATATAGCTGATCTTGTTCTTTTAAATGGCCACTCCACCTGTTATGAAATCAAAACTGAATACGATAGTCTTTTAAGATTAGATAACCAATTATCTTCTTTCTTAAAAGTATTTGATAAGGTTAATGTTGTTTGTTCATTTTCAATGTTAGAAAATATTTTACATTTAGCACCTCCGCAAGTTGGTGTAATTGTATTAACGGATCAAAATACATTAAGAACAATACGGCAACCTGTTATAACAGAAGAATTGGATATTTCCTTAATCATGAAATCATTGAGAAAAGAAGAATATAAATCAATTGCTGAAAAATTTTATGGACTGAAAATCGAAGTTCCGAATACTAGACTTTATGACTTGTGCGAAAAAATTATAAAACAACAAGATCCAAAATTAGTAAAAAAAGCTTTACTAAGCACATTAAAATCAGCTAGAAAAAATCATTCATTTGCTATTAATTCTTTACCATATTCTTTGACTAATGCATTAATTAGCTTTAAATTTAGACAAAATGATCTACAAAATCTCATAAAAATTTTTTCATCGAGGGAACGAAATGTATTACCCAATATTGAGAGGGAAGTTAAATGA